The Benincasa hispida cultivar B227 chromosome 11, ASM972705v1, whole genome shotgun sequence genome has a segment encoding these proteins:
- the LOC120091950 gene encoding aluminum-activated malate transporter 8-like, translating into MGIELKNKAMEVAMKIKKLGQDDPRRIIHSIKVGVALTLVSLFYYWRPLYDGFGASGIWAVITVVVIFEFTVGATLSKGLNRSLGTMLAGALGVGVDYLATLSGQKGEPFVLGIFVFLIAASATFSRFFPGIKARYDYGVLIFILTFSMVSVSGYRVDEFLTMAHQRLATILAGGAICIIISIVVCPVWAGETLHNSIISNIDKLANFLEGFGGEYFHCSEDEQHDISTDKDKSFLQAYKVVLNSKSVEDSMANFARWEPRHGNFGFRHPWKHYLKIGSFARQCAYQIEALNAHLRPQLQEPSQFRRMMEVPCKTITSESAKALKALATSIKTMTDPSPSSQLHLTTAKTAINDLKNSLKSATTHMSEDISNLLAIIPDATVASILIDIVKSVEDLSEAVIELSLKAKFKSVSPEKPQLLHKGTIKPFVEDEDEQSESHVVITVRGIENNNEDLPVNKK; encoded by the exons ATGGGGATTGAGTTGAAGAACAAAGCCATGGAGGTAGCCATGAAAATCAAGAAGCTTGGACAAGATGATCCAAGAAGAATTATTCACTCCATTAAAGTTGGAGTAGCTCTAACTTTGGTGTCATTGTTTTATTATTGGAGGCCTCTCTATGATGGCTTTGGGGCCTCTGGGATTTGGGCTGTGATTACTGTTGTGGTCATCTTTGAATTCACTGTAG GTGCAACCCTTAGTAAAGGTTTGAATAGAAGTTTGGGAACAATGTTGGCTGGTGCTTTAGGAGTGGGAGTTGACTATTTAGCCACTCTCTCTGGACAAAAAGGAGAACCTTTTGTTTTGGGCATCTTTGTTTTCCTTATAg CTGCATCAGCCACATTTTCAAGGTTCTTCCCTGGGATCAAAGCAAGATATGATTATGGAGTATTGATATTCATATTGACTTTCAGTATGGTTTCGGTTTCGGGATATCGGGTCGACGAGTTCTTGACGATGGCTCATCAGAGACTGGCCACCATTCTTGCTGGTGGAGCAATTTGCATTATCATCTCCATTGTGGTTTGTCCTGTTTGGGCTGGGGAAACTCTCCACAACTCAATTATTTCCAACATAGACAAGTTAGCCAATTTCCTTGAAG gATTTGGTGGGGAATATTTTCACTGTTCTGAAGATGAACAACATGATATTTCTACTGATAAAGACAAATCATTCCTTCAAGCATACAAAGTTGTCCTTAATTCTAAAAGCGTGGAAGATTCCATG GCAAACTTTGCAAGATGGGAACCAAGACATGGAAACTTTGGCTTTCGTCATCCATGGAAACATTACTTGAAAATTGGATCTTTTGCTCGACAATGTGCTTACCAAATTGAAGCTCTCAATGCCCACCTTCGCCCTCAACTCCAA GAGCCATCACAATTTCGAAGAATGATGGAAGTTCCATGCAAGACCATAACTTCAGAATCAGCAAAGGCCTTAAAAGCCCTAGCCACATCAATCAAGACAATGACTGATCCATCACCTTCATCCCAACTCCATCTAACCACCGCAAAAACTGCCATTAACGACCTGAAAAACTCCCTCAAATCCGCCACGACACATATGTCAGAGGATATTTCAAACCTTCTAGCAATAATTCCAGATGCCACAGTGGCTTCAATATTGATTGACATTGTTAAATCAGTGGAAGATTTGAGTGAAGCAGTGATTGAACTCTCTTTAAAAGCAAAGTTCAAGAGTGTTTCACCAGAGAAGCCTCAGTTGCTTCATAAAGGAACTATAAAGCCATttgtagaagatgaagatgaacaaAGTGAATCCCATGTTGTTATTACAGTCAGAGGAATAGAGAATAATAATGAGGATTTACCTGTAAATAAAAAGTAg